ttaaaataactgTTGTATTTTACCCATCATTTTGTGGGTCAGGACTGGGAAGGGCTTGATGAGGCAGTTGGCACTTGGAGGCTCTTGGCAGTGACAGTCAGAGGTTAGCTGGGGTTGACAATCACAGCTGTTGGCTGGGAGCTCAGCCAGGGCTCCCAGTACCTACACATGGCCTCTCCAGCATGGTGTCCTGGGGCAGCTGGACTTACAGGGCAGCTGGCTCCCCCTAGAGCAAACCCTCCAAGAGAACCAGGAGGAGGCTGCCTTGCTGCATTCGTCTGCTAGGGCTGCGGTGAGAAAGAACCACAAGCTGGTGGTTTACCAACAGTTTTGGAGGCTTCAAGTCTGAGGTCAATgtgctggcagggttggttccttcgaGGCTGATGAGGGAAGGACCTGttccaggcttctctccttggcttgtggctgggTGTCTTCACCCTGTGTCTCTTCACATTGTCTCCCCTCTGTGCGTGTCTGCTTCTAAGTCtaaatttcccccttttcctaACGGCAGTAGTCATATTGAGTTAGGGGTCCGCCCTGCTCCGGCATGACCCCATCTTAATTAATTACATTTCCATATAAGGTCACATTTGGAGGTAccaggggttaggatttcaacacgtGAATTGAGGGGGTATAATTTAACTCATAACAATTGCCTTTTATGATCTGGTCTCAGCCGTCACATAGCATCTTCCACCATAAGCTACTGGTCTGAGCAGCCACAGGGTCACCCGCATTCAAAAAGAGGGGAGATAGACCCCACTGGAGAACTACATGTGGGATAggaggtattttatttttctttttttcccttccttccttctttccttttttcatttttggctacaccttggcatatggagttcctgggccagggatcagatccaagccacagtcaccacaCAAGCCACAGCtccggcaactcgggatcccaccCATCAGGActggctgggaatcaaacctgcgtcccagcactcccaagatgccactgctCCTGTtgcaccaaagtgggaactccccccctttttttttctttattaaagtataattgggagttcctgttgtgaagcagcagaaacgaatctgactaggaggcaggtttgatccctagcctcactcagtgggttaaggatcctgtgttgccgtgagctgtggtgtaggttgcagacgcagctcggatctgatattgctgtggctctggtgtaggctggcaggtgtagctcacattcaacccctaacctgggaacttgcatatgctgtgggtttggttctaaaaaatataactaaataaataaagtataatagatttacaacgttgtgccagtctatgctatagagcaaagtaacccagtcatacatacatacaagtatatatataccatatattcttttttttttgtctttttgccttttcttgagccactcctgcggcatatggaggttcccaggctaggggtctaattggagctgtagctgccaggctacaccagagccacagcaacgcaggatctgagccgcgtctgcaacctacaccacggctcatggcaatgctggatcctaaacccactgagcaaggccagggatggaacccgcaacctcatggttcctagtcagattcactaaccactgagccacgatgggaactccctatatattctttatatatatatatattcttttaaaatatttaaaatattcttttaaaaaatttttattttccatcatggcctatcccaggagattggatatcgtttcctgtgctatacagcaggaccttattgtttatccattttaaatgtcgtagtttgcatctattaaccccaaactctcagtccatcccactccctcccctcccccttggcaacaaaaATCTTATGTctatgagtgtgtttctgttttgcagataggttcaactgtatatttataattattttattttattatgtctttttagggccgcacccatggcatatggaattttccaggctaggggtggaatcagagttcgcagatccaagccacgtctgcaacctacaccagagttcacggcaacgctggatcctttacccattgagtgaggccaggggccgaacGTGTGTCCTCgtggtactagtcaggttcgttattgctggagcacaacaggaactcctctctataGATTTTAATGAATACGTTTATGTTTATTTGTAAGATTaaccttggtttttttgtttgttttttttggctgcaccccgtGGCACGGGgcggttcctgagccagggatcaaacctgcaccacagcactgcagctgcagatctttaacccactgcaccacagcgggatgcccatttgtgatatattttatattattattattattacttttaaggccacatctgaggcatatggaagttcccgggctctGAGTTGAATCTgcgctgtagctgcaggcctacaccacagccacagcaactcaggatccgagccgtggctgcaacttacaccacaggtcttggcaatgccggatccctgacccactgagtggggccagggattgaaccgttatcctcatgaatactagttgggttcattgtcactgagtcacaacgggaactcctattttattatttaatgaattattttgtattattaaagtatatttgatttacaatgttgtgccaatttttgctgtgcaGCGAAGTGACCctattgtacatatatattatattatcttatattatcttccatcatggtctattccaagagactggatgtagttccctgtgctctagagtAGGGaaatatccattctaaatataatagtttgcatcgactgaccccccaaatcccagtccatcccactccctccccccacctccttggcaaccataattcgttctctatgtctgtgagtctgtttctgttttgtagataggttcatttgtgccgtatttttttttttttttggtcttttgtctatttgttgttgttgttgttgttgttgctatttcttgggccgctcccgcggcacatggaggttcccaggctaggggttgaatcggagctctagccaccggcctacgccagagccacagcaacgcgggatccgagccgcgtctgcaacctacaccacagctcacggcaacgccggatcgttaacccactgagcaagggcagggaccgaacccgcaacctcatggttcctagtcggattcgttaaccactgcgccacgacgggaactcctgtgctgtattttagatttcacatgtaagtgatatcatatggcatttttctttctctgacttacttcactcattatgagaatccctagttgcatcTATCTtatggcaaatggcattattttgtttttttttttttcatggctgagtagtatgccatttgtatatatgtcccacatcttctttatccagtcctctgctgatggacatttcagttgttgaAGCcaatgtctcggctattgtgaagagtgctgctgtgaacactggcgcacttgttgtctttttgaattatagttttgtccagacatacaCCCAGGactgggactgctggatcacacagtagttctatttttaattttctgaggacgCTCCATACTGTGTTCCTTAGCtgtttaccaatttatattcccacctacagtgtaggagggttccttttttccacaccctctctagcggATAGGGGTATTTTCAAGGTCACCTTTAGTGCCATTTGCCACAGGAGGGCACGTCCCCTCCTAAGAACAGAATGGCATGGAGtgccagttgtggctcagcagtaccgaacccgactagtacccatgaggatacaggttggatccttggcctctcccagtggttaaggatttggtggtgcCACAatctgcagggtaggtcacagatgcgtctgggatccagtattgctgtggctgtggcataggcctcagctgaagctccgatgcgactcctggcccaagaacttccacacgccatgggtgcagccattaaaaaaaaaataaataaaataaaaataaataaagagagagagagaggaaaagaaaaaaaaaaagaaagaaaaaagccttccTCTTTAGGAAAAAGTTTAGGCTGACAATGGTAGGATTTGCTTTTGCATGCACGGTGGGCAGGAAGGCGTATTGAACACTCCTGAGCCAGGCAGAGGGAgtccccagggcagagggaagTAGGGACAGAGCCCAGGTTCCAAATTCGAGAACTGAACCCCAAGTCGGGCCTGAGGGGTGAGACAAGGGcctgaaatgtgtgtgtgtgtgtgtgtgtgtgtgtgtgcgcgcgcgcgtaaGAATTCTCAGCCCAGGGGTTTCTCCAGGGAATAGGGCGTCCCCAGGTTCCTAGTACCTGGAGATGGCTCCAGATTCGCTTTCCccacctctgctgctgccaccccGTGTGGGTATAAGACATCGGCCTAAGAGTTGGCCCAGGCTGCTTTGGAGGAGCTCCTGTGGCCGGGgttggaggtggggaggtgggttgGGGGGGTGGCAGTCCATATGTGGGGACCCCCGTGCCCCTTGCTACTGTCCACTCACCTTCACCTGTGATCCCAGGTGTTTCTGGGGTGTTTCCTTCCTAGTCTCATCATGGCCTTCACTCCATCCCCAACACTGCCCATGGCCATCGTACCCATCCCAGAGGGCATGGGattgggcagggggaggggaccaCTTTCACGTCCACTTAGTCTGTCTGCAGGTGAGTCCTAGGTGTCTTCTGGTACCCAGCAGGGCTGGCTGCACGGCAAGCCCTGGGAACACAGGAAGGTGAGTGAGAAGCATCGCCCAGTCTGGACATGGCCATCCAGTCTAGAAAGCGTATCCACTACCTGCTCCTTCTTGGTTGTCACAACATCCCCGAGAAGACCCAGAAGAGGAATCTCTGgtttgcaaagaagaaaaataaaagctgtagGTTCTGCTGACATCATAGTGTAACCGTCATATTTTAGGCACTGACAAAGCTATTTATCTCCTTGAGGGGACAAAACTATAAATGGCCCCAGAACTTGAGTCAACCTCCAGATCTAGCATCTGTCTGCACCAGCTGGGACTTGACCCAGGTAGTGGCCAGAACTGGTCCCCCACTGCTCCAGTCCTATGGGAGCCCAGACCCGTTGAACTAGGGGTGGAGCCTGGCGCCCCCTGGTGGCACGATGCAGCCTCCGCCCGCCGGAAGCCCGCGGGAGACCAGCCACTAATTCGCCCTCCTTGATGTGGGAAGTGGGaaccgaggcccagagaaagGTGCGGCCTTGCGAGGACAGAACGCCCTCCCGATTCGGTTTGCAGAATGTAAGTTGTTCTTGGGTGAAGCATTATCGTTCTTCCTGTTGCCAGAAATCAGAATTAAGAGGAACAAGGCAGAACACTGGTTTTCTGAGGCTCTTGTTATCATCATTTTGAAGAAAATCAAAGCTCAGATTCCTGCAGCATCACCTCCAGTCCTCACCTCCCCCACCAACTCCTTGCTcatcacacacttttttttttttttgtctttttaaggctgcacctggggcatatggaggttctaatcagagctgtagccactggcctacaccacagccacagcaacgctggatccttaacccactgagggaggctagggatcgaactcgcaaccccatggttcctagttggattcgttaaccactgagccacaacgggaactcctcaacacgcTTTCAGTGTCCTGATCTGGGACAGCAGAACCTCAGAAGTGAGAAGCCTTTTGCTCCCAACTCAGGCTTCTCTGAATCATTCATACACGCTCCTAGGCCTGAgctgagggggctgggggctgggaaaggGATGTTGAGCAGGGGAGGctcctggggggtgggagggggggggcgCTGGCATTGGCGGGGTTGACAGTCTCAGCCAGAACTTGAGTCCTAAgcacctgtgtgaccttgggcaagtgtctTCATCTGCTGAGGCCCACAGCTCTCAGCCAAGATGTGGGAAATTATAACAATACTTTGACAGTCCTACTTGGAAAACAAGAATCCAGATTTTTTTGGAGTTAGGACTTTCTTTCAAACCCTGGCTCTCCTGCTGACTCATTACATGGCCTGCGTTTAGTTACTTACtatctctgagccttagttttggattctgtaaaatgggttgtTGTGGGGGTTTGCTGCCGTGACTGAACTGGGAACACTCTGGAAAATTCAAGGCTGTACAAAGGATGCTGATTTTTATCACTCCCCTGGAGCAGAGGGGCTGGGTGGCGGCTACAGATACTGGcatcccctccccatcccccttaaATCAGGCACATTAGTTCTCATTGTCCATCTTACACACCAGCAAGGGAGCGGGTACCTCCCCACCCGGGGCCCTGCTCCTTTCCACAGTCCCTGGTTACCTGATGCATCTCCCTCGggtccgtctttttttttttttttttggtctttttgccttttctagggccactcccgtggcatatggaggttcccaggctaggggtggaatcggagctgtagctgccggcctgtgccagagccatagcaacacaggatccgagccgcgtctgcgacctacaccacagctcatggcaacacaggatccttaacccgctgagcaaggccagggattgaacccgcaacctcatggttcctagtcggattcgctaaccactgagccactacggacACTCCCCTCATGTCCGTCTTGTTCTCATCACAAAATGGAAAGCAAATCCTGAGTCTCCATCCCTCATCCCTGGAGTTGCAGTGTCACAGCCTCAATCTTCTGCCCTAAGGGAATCTGATGATAAGGATTAATCCTTGGGAGGCGAAGGGGCTGTTCTGCCACCTGCGATCAGAACCTTTGAGTTATCCTGAAGTCCCCGAACCCCGTCCTGCTTGAACGAAGCCTGCTCTGGCGCCCAAAGGCAGACAGGGGCTGACAGGAGAGGGATTGTGGTCCACTTTTACCCCTCATGCCGCTGGCGTGGCACCCACAACACTGCCCTGTCCCCCTCCGGTCCCTGGTGCTAGCACTGGCATTGGTCTGGCACCAGGGAGATggcgggaggaggggggagggatggagagtgAGGGAGGCTGCCAGGAGGCGGGGACTCTGGTGGGCTGAGGACTATAAAAGGGGCATGGCCAAGGGCAGGGGGAACCATCCGGCCTGAGGCAGCTCCCTGCTTGGTCCAACGCCCGCTCGCTCAGAACTCAGGGTAAGTGGGCTCAGCCTGCCCCGAGCACTGGGGGCCCTGTGGTTccaaggggctggggctgggatgcGGGGAAGGAGTAGATGCTCGGCAGGGCTGGGGGCCTCAGGAGGCCTGAGGCTCTGCTTGGGGTCCAGCTTTACATCTGGACAAATCTGTCACCCCGGAAGAGCAGTCTGCTGACTAGAAGACTGCaaatgggtggggaggggtgggggcgggcaggggctGGTGGCTGTGGACAGATGGGTGAGTGACTGCAACCCTGGGAGTGACTGGGGTCCGTGTGTGTGACTGCACCTCCCGTTCAGGGTGACAGGGCTGTAGTGTCTCCTCCTGGACCTGCCTCTGCCTGTTTGTCCCTGGCAGGGggcgctgggggaggggagtgtgCCAGACCCATGGGCCGTGGATTTCTGCCAAGTTCATGCTCTGTGCCCCCACTTCCCAGCAGCCCCTCTCCTCCAATTCCCACCCCGAACCTACCCCTCCAGAACCATCAGGCCCAGCATGTTATGAGGCCTGGGTCTCCCACCCCAtgtccccacctcctcctttATCCAGGCTCTGGAGGAGCTCCAGTTGCTGCAAAGCTCCTGAGAGGGGCTGTCACATTCTCCAGGGCAGGATCTTGGAGGTGGGGCGGTCCAGTCTGGTAGCCCTTTGCTCTGCCCCTCTGTCCCCGGGCTCGGAGACATGGGTGATGGGCCAAGGAGCTGGGCAGGTAGGCTCCGTGCTGCTTCTATCTCCCTGCTCCTTGCTCCTCAGATGGCCACACGCCGCTGCCTCTTCCTGCTGCTCCTGTCCACGTGTGTGGCACTGTTGCTGCAGCCACCCCTGGGCGCCCAGGGGGCCCCACTGGAGCCAGTGTACCCCGGGGATGACGCCACGCCAGAGCAGATGGCCCAGTACGCGGCTGAGCTCCGCAGATACATCAACATGCTGACCAGGCCCAGGTATGTGTGAGAGAGGGTGCGCGATTCCAGCCCCCCGGGACCCAGGGCCGCCACCCCAGCCTAGCCCCTTCCATGCTCTTGGGAAAGCAGCGCACCTCTATGGATCTGGCCTCAGGCCCCGGGCGGGATGGTACTCAGGgtaggaggcaggaggcaggcgaGCTGGCCCCTCGGGCACGGCGCTGGCCCCAgctgcctctcccctcccaggTACGGGAAAAGGGACGAAGAAGACCCAATGGACTTGAAGTGCGGCTCCTTACATGCAGCTGCCCCAAGgtaggtttgattccttgccCCCGAGCCCAGATGCCTGGGCGGGACCAGGGGTGGGAACCAGGGCCCAGGGCCGGCCTGAGCTCTCCCGAGGCCATGAGGACTACCCACTCACACTGCCGTGTTCTGCCCTCTCCTCACAGGGAGCTCAGCCCAATAGGCGCGTAACGCCACCTCCTGCTTCTTTGACTCCAAGGGCCATGCAGGCCCAGCTTTCCCGTCCACACCCTCGGTTCTGGCCAAGCTTGCTCCCTGCTCCCAAACAGGCTAAATAAAGCAAGTCAAGACCACggcctccctctctctgtgtgaTTCTGGGGACCCCTGGTCGGGGGCAGGAGCAGGCCAGATGCacaggaagaaaagggggagggcagggaggagggggagggagaggaggggctaCTCATGATCCAGAACGTGTGCAGCATCCTTAGACGAGCCACTCAGCTCATCCTCTCTACGTCATAGAGGGGCAGGTTGTGGCCCCAGAGTGGGGGGCCGAGGACTACCCCCACAGTCCGTGAAGCTTGATTCGTCCTGTTCCAGCCCGTTGAGACCCTCCTGATCACTGGCCTGATGGCAGCCCTCCccaacccacccacccccgccccaccaaGGCGTTCCTATGGCCTAAGCGGTAGGTGAAGTAGTGCTAATTCATATATATCcttgggatgggggcaggggggtgacAGCCCAGCCCAGAGGAATGACTGTGGTTAAGACAGTCACTGGCTGCCTTGGTGGCATCAGAGCTGCTCTCCTCTGGGCATCAGAGGTGCGTCACTCTGTGCGTTCAGCTGGAGCTCGGCTCTTCATGGGGCATGGTGCCCAGCCGAAGCACGGCCAGTGGAGGGTGACCAgtgatggggagggggctggaggtggTGTCATGAGAGGCTGTTGGCAAAAgaagcctactgtgtgccaggggcTTTTAACCCTCTCGACAACCCTGCGAGGGGGAGATACGGTTATCCTCActttccagaggaggaaactgaggctcaagagaGGTACGGCAGCTTGTCCGAGGTCTGGCAGCAGAGGGCAATCTAATAGGTGGATAGGGCATTGGCTTTAGAGTCAGATGAAGCTGGGTTTGAACCTGGGATCGGCCATGTTCTGTCTGTGGGCTTTTAGGCAaaaacttaacctctctgagccttaggttctttatctgtaaaatgggaagaatgacAGGGTTGTCGTGAGCAGGACATGAGATAACAACGCATGGGAAACGTTCAGGCCTTGACCCAGGAAAACGGGAGCTTCTGAGGGGCAGACTTGCAGCCGAGAAGCTGTTCCCATGAAGCATGCCAGAAAGATGAACAGAGGGATAACTGCTCCTCAgaaatatgcaggagttccccttgtggctcggcagtaaggaacccgactagtatccatgaagatgcgggttggacccctggcttcgctccatgggttaaggagctggagccaccgcaagctgcggcttaggtcacagatctggcgttgccatgagtgcggccctaaaaaaacaaacaaacaaacaaaactgcagCTCCATCTATGGCAGAGGGCCATGGTCAACTCCATGGGGCTCCTGGAGGGGCCCTGGGAAGGCAGGCTGTCCTTGACTCTAAGGAAGCGCCTGAAATAACCAGAAAACTGGAAACAGCTTGTCCTGAGAGGGAATGAACAGTTGGGCGTAGGAACTGTTCAAGCGATCGCAGGAGGGGAGGTCGAGGGGGAAGTGGGCCTTCCCAGGAGGAGGCCAGATGAACTGAGAGGCCACGTCCAGGAGTCCCGTCTGTGAACGGCACCCTCCAGCTCTGGGAGGCGAGGCCCTGGATCCAGCCTGGGGAGGCCTGCGCTGAGGAGGGGGTCCCAGTGGGGCCCAGGGGCCTTGACCAGCCTTGCCCATCTCAGGCATCCTGAGTAGACGGGGAtgggggtgtgtgtctgtgtgtgactaGGAGGGAGCGACcttgtctctctccttttttcctgggggctgggagcaCCCGTGGACAAGAGATCATCACTGCTGGGGGAGCGGGGGAGACGTCAGAGAATCAGGACCTTTCTGGTTCCTGGACTGGCTTCTCCTATCTGCTCCACATGTTCCGCCTAAAGAGATGGGGCTTGTGGGTTTGGTGGACCAGGGGTCCTCTTTCCTGGGCTCAGCATCTCACACGGACACCACGGCACCCACAGCACAATCATGGTTCCCCTCAAGTCTTGGCTGTGCCTGGTGTGTGCAAACGACCTGAAGGTGGAACTCGACCCCAAAAAAGCAAAGGCTGGAGAAGGTTCTGCCACTAAACAATGCATGGCTCAGGCTGATTCTTTTTTTGAagggctacaccctcggcatatgaagttccaggcttggggtcaaatcagagttacagctccAGGgtcccccctcccatcaggaatgACAGGTTCCTCCTGCCCAGGGCCCACAGACGCCAAGGAAGCAACAGTGATTCTCTTTATTGGTCCCACTGGGGGTGGAGTAGGCAGGAGTTAGGGCCCTTCTCAGAACATAAAGGGGGTTGGTTTATATTCTGGGGGATTCTTACGCTGGGCTTCCAGAAGTCAAAGCCCAGCCTGGAGAAGAAGTCCCCGGGACCCTGGAGTCCCCTTACCCTCCAGGGCTTCCTTCCCCTCCTGTTCAACTTGCCCCCAGTTCCGACCTGACCCCAGTTCCGAGGCTCCTGAGTGGTGCCAGCTGAGCCCAGGCTCTCCTACCTGGGGCCCTGGGAGGAGGCTGGTGGTCAG
The Phacochoerus africanus isolate WHEZ1 chromosome 14, ROS_Pafr_v1, whole genome shotgun sequence DNA segment above includes these coding regions:
- the PPY gene encoding pancreatic prohormone; translated protein: MESEGGCQEAGTLMATRRCLFLLLLSTCVALLLQPPLGAQGAPLEPVYPGDDATPEQMAQYAAELRRYINMLTRPRYGKRDEEDPMDLKCGSLHAAAPRELSPIGA